Proteins encoded in a region of the Geobacillus genomosp. 3 genome:
- a CDS encoding glutaredoxin family protein — translation MECEEIDVLSDPQAMDEMIRISGAVTTPVIIIGNEVMVGWNRSKVEKALQAD, via the coding sequence ATCGAATGTGAAGAAATTGACGTCCTTTCTGATCCGCAGGCCATGGATGAAATGATCCGGATTTCAGGGGCGGTCACGACCCCGGTGATCATCATCGGAAACGAAGTGATGGTTGGTTGGAATCGGAGCAAAGTGGAAAAGGCGCTTCAGGCAGACTGA
- the merR gene encoding Hg(II)-responsive transcriptional regulator has product MKHYRIGELAEKCHVNKETIRYYERKGLIPETERTEGGYRLYTEETVRRIQFIKRLQALGFTLAEIDKLLGVVDRDRDRCKDMYQFVEQKIKEIKEKIQDLMKMEAMLLELKACCPHEENLYNCPIIDLLLEGAYGQEK; this is encoded by the coding sequence GTGAAACATTACCGCATCGGGGAGCTGGCAGAAAAATGCCATGTCAATAAAGAAACCATTCGGTACTACGAACGGAAGGGGCTCATTCCCGAAACCGAGCGGACGGAAGGCGGATACCGTCTGTATACGGAGGAAACCGTCAGGCGCATCCAGTTTATTAAGCGGTTGCAAGCGCTCGGGTTCACCTTGGCAGAGATTGATAAACTGCTTGGCGTTGTCGATCGGGATCGCGATCGATGCAAAGATATGTACCAATTTGTCGAGCAGAAAATCAAGGAGATCAAGGAGAAGATTCAGGACTTAATGAAAATGGAGGCGATGCTCCTTGAGCTGAAGGCATGTTGCCCCCATGAGGAGAATCTCTACAACTGCCCGATTATTGACTTATTGCTCGAAGGGGCATATGGGCAAGAAAAATAG
- the merA gene encoding mercury(II) reductase, whose translation MKTYRMNVQGMTCTGCEQHVTAALEAIGAKQIDVSFRRGEAVFALPDGTEIGLAKQAVRNAHYEPGDIEEITVPATPSFDGGGEYDYIVIGSGGAAFSSAIEAVKYGAKVAMVERGTVGGTCVNIGCVPSKTLLRAGEINALARNHPFLGLHTFAGPVDLAPLVKQKNELVGQLRQAKYADLIAEYGFDFIQGEARFVGRQTIDVNGQTLSAKRFLIATGASPAVPDIPGLHDVDYLTSTTLLELKKVPKRLAVIGAGYIGMELGQLFHHLGSEVTLMQRSPRLLKAYDPEISEAVAEALAEQGIRVITGASFERVEQNGNTKNVYVNVDGRTRVIEADELLVATGRTPNTAALNLPAAGVDVGARGEILIDEYARTTNPYIYAAGDVTLGPQFVYVAAYQGAVAAANAVGGLNKRWDTAVVPAVTFTHPAIATVGLTEQQAKENGYDVKTSVLPLEAVPRAIVNRDTTGLFKLVAEARTGKLLGAHVVADNAGDVIYAATLAIQFGLTIDDLRSTLAPYLTMAEGLKLAALTFDQDVSKLSCCAG comes from the coding sequence ATGAAAACGTACCGAATGAATGTGCAAGGCATGACATGCACCGGTTGTGAACAACATGTCACTGCAGCGCTGGAGGCGATCGGGGCCAAGCAGATTGACGTCAGCTTCCGGCGCGGTGAAGCGGTATTCGCGCTTCCTGATGGCACGGAGATTGGCCTGGCGAAACAAGCGGTCCGAAACGCTCATTACGAGCCGGGGGATATCGAGGAGATCACCGTGCCAGCCACCCCTTCCTTCGATGGCGGGGGAGAGTATGATTACATCGTCATCGGTTCCGGCGGGGCCGCGTTTTCCTCGGCGATCGAAGCGGTGAAATACGGGGCGAAAGTAGCCATGGTCGAACGCGGCACGGTCGGGGGGACGTGCGTCAATATCGGCTGCGTGCCGTCAAAGACGTTGCTTCGGGCTGGGGAAATCAATGCGTTGGCGCGCAATCACCCGTTTCTCGGCCTGCACACCTTTGCCGGTCCGGTGGACTTGGCGCCGTTAGTGAAGCAAAAAAATGAATTGGTCGGACAGCTTCGCCAAGCGAAGTATGCGGATTTAATCGCGGAGTACGGGTTCGATTTCATCCAAGGGGAAGCCCGATTCGTCGGACGTCAAACGATTGACGTCAACGGCCAAACGCTGTCGGCGAAACGGTTTTTGATTGCGACGGGCGCTTCCCCGGCTGTGCCGGACATTCCGGGGCTCCATGATGTCGATTACTTGACAAGCACGACGCTGCTTGAGCTGAAAAAGGTGCCGAAGCGGCTTGCTGTCATCGGCGCCGGTTACATCGGGATGGAGTTGGGGCAGCTGTTCCACCATCTTGGCTCCGAGGTGACATTGATGCAGCGGAGCCCGCGCCTCTTGAAAGCGTATGACCCGGAAATTTCCGAAGCGGTGGCAGAGGCGCTCGCGGAACAAGGCATCCGCGTCATCACGGGCGCTTCGTTTGAACGGGTCGAACAAAACGGAAACACGAAAAACGTATATGTGAACGTAGACGGGCGCACCCGGGTCATCGAAGCGGACGAACTGCTTGTGGCGACGGGGAGAACGCCGAATACAGCCGCGTTGAACTTGCCGGCAGCCGGTGTGGACGTCGGGGCGCGCGGGGAGATTTTGATTGACGAATACGCGCGGACGACGAACCCGTACATTTATGCGGCAGGCGATGTCACGCTTGGCCCGCAGTTTGTCTATGTCGCAGCCTATCAAGGCGCCGTTGCCGCAGCCAATGCCGTCGGCGGATTGAACAAGCGCTGGGATACGGCCGTTGTTCCGGCGGTGACGTTCACCCATCCGGCCATCGCCACCGTCGGGTTGACTGAGCAACAGGCGAAAGAAAACGGGTATGACGTGAAAACGTCTGTCTTGCCGCTTGAGGCGGTGCCGCGCGCGATCGTCAACCGGGATACGACAGGACTGTTTAAACTCGTGGCTGAGGCGCGCACGGGCAAGCTGTTAGGCGCCCATGTTGTGGCAGACAATGCCGGTGATGTCATTTATGCCGCCACGTTGGCGATTCAGTTCGGATTAACGATTGACGATCTTCGCAGCACGTTGGCTCCGTATTTAACGATGGCGGAGGGGCTGAAATTAGCGGCGCTGACGTTTGACCAAGATGTTTCGAAGTTATCGTGCTGCGCGGGATGA